One Euphorbia lathyris chromosome 1, ddEupLath1.1, whole genome shotgun sequence DNA segment encodes these proteins:
- the LOC136230836 gene encoding protein NONRESPONDING TO OXYLIPINS 2, mitochondrial-like isoform X1, whose product MASFCRSAVMGGSRTLAARSRTLTQKTLLTESISSPFSSTRSFLSASRVLSALGSVDSLLPLHSTTANARLKSCIAVDSSCWSSLSQGLATPL is encoded by the exons ATGGCCTCGTTTTGTAGATCAGCTGTAATGGGAGGCTCAAGGACCCTAGCGGCTCGCTCTAGAACCTTAACCCAAAAGACCCTACTCACTGAATCCATTTCCTCTCCTTTCTCTTCAACCCGATCTTTCCTCAGCGCTTCAAG GGTTTTATCTGCTTTGGGGAGCGTGGACTCATTGTTGCCGCTCCACAGTACCACTGCTAATGCTCGGCTCAAATCCTGCATTGCTGTGGATTCCTCTTGCTGGAGCTCGCTTTCACAAG GACTTGCAACACCATTGTGA
- the LOC136230836 gene encoding protein NONRESPONDING TO OXYLIPINS 2, mitochondrial-like isoform X2, whose translation MASFCRSAVMGGSRTLAARSRTLTQKTLLTESISSPFSSTRSFLSASRVLSALGSVDSLLPLHSTTANARLKSCIAVDSSCWSSLSQDCAVPR comes from the exons ATGGCCTCGTTTTGTAGATCAGCTGTAATGGGAGGCTCAAGGACCCTAGCGGCTCGCTCTAGAACCTTAACCCAAAAGACCCTACTCACTGAATCCATTTCCTCTCCTTTCTCTTCAACCCGATCTTTCCTCAGCGCTTCAAG GGTTTTATCTGCTTTGGGGAGCGTGGACTCATTGTTGCCGCTCCACAGTACCACTGCTAATGCTCGGCTCAAATCCTGCATTGCTGTGGATTCCTCTTGCTGGAGCTCGCTTTCACAAG ATTGTGCGGTTCCCCGGTGA